Proteins from a genomic interval of Poecile atricapillus isolate bPoeAtr1 chromosome 1, bPoeAtr1.hap1, whole genome shotgun sequence:
- the C1H14orf132 gene encoding uncharacterized protein C14orf132 homolog isoform X2 produces MDLSFMAAQLPVMGGAFMDSPNEDFSTEYSLFNSSANVHAASSMQNPPEETSRSSNDAILLWIAIIATIGNIVVVGVVYAFTF; encoded by the coding sequence CTTCCTGTTATGGGAGGAGCCTTTATGGACTCACCCAACGAGGACTTTAGTACAGAGTACTCCCTGTTTAACTCATCAGCCAACGTCCATGCAGCTTCTTCCATGCAGAATCCACCAGAAGAGACATCCCGTTCTTCAAATGATGCCATATTGTTATGGATTGCAATAATAGCAACAATTGGAAATATTGTGGTTGTGGGAGTGGTGTATGCCTTCACCTTCTAG